One Sphaerisporangium krabiense DNA segment encodes these proteins:
- a CDS encoding MMPL family transporter yields the protein MLDVIGRLTTRHVLWLLPAWLALLAAVAAGRPGTLPDGYGPLPAGVPGAVGAVLVTLALAVALRSPGAALTAAAAAVAVDLLSTALVSGLGLPEAPAVFAYGTTLASTAMLLHRFRERRNAGEPAAQAVVTALEQVGGVVATSGAAWMAACAALPLGAFPAGLGPALALTSAVEMLVVLAFVPSLTAALPGLIGWPRRRRVGRRTVLDRLGRAVAARPRAWTAAAAVLVTALGAAGPLQSREPPAFTVMAVAAVLVALVLALALRSLIAPVYLTAGGVLTAWASGTAATRPGEQITVFLFTLVATVSAALLVLARVRGAARAGRDPRTCSALAVKYAGPPAMAALVAAGALAGGAHEPLAGAYLVAGGAALALVVVPGLAAILGGRAWWPDVASGDGPAPREPGRPGDPGVEDAGRLGGLGEPEEPRQATRRETDGPDDPYLGSGTAEAGRRGPGVRTRTRPG from the coding sequence ATGCTGGACGTCATCGGCAGGCTCACCACCCGCCATGTCCTGTGGCTGCTCCCGGCCTGGCTCGCGCTGCTGGCCGCGGTCGCCGCCGGCCGGCCCGGGACGCTGCCGGACGGGTACGGCCCGCTGCCGGCCGGCGTCCCCGGAGCGGTGGGCGCCGTCCTGGTGACGCTCGCGCTGGCGGTGGCGCTGCGGTCCCCCGGCGCGGCGCTGACGGCCGCGGCCGCCGCCGTCGCCGTGGACCTCCTGTCCACCGCCCTGGTCTCCGGCCTCGGCCTCCCCGAGGCGCCCGCGGTCTTCGCCTACGGCACGACGCTCGCGTCCACGGCGATGCTGCTCCACCGCTTCCGGGAGCGCAGGAACGCCGGGGAGCCCGCCGCGCAGGCGGTCGTCACCGCCCTGGAGCAGGTGGGCGGGGTCGTCGCGACCTCGGGCGCGGCGTGGATGGCCGCCTGCGCCGCGCTGCCGCTCGGCGCGTTCCCCGCGGGCCTCGGCCCCGCTCTGGCCCTCACCTCCGCGGTGGAGATGCTGGTCGTCCTCGCCTTCGTGCCGTCCCTGACGGCCGCGCTGCCCGGCCTGATCGGGTGGCCCCGGCGGCGCCGCGTGGGACGGCGAACGGTCCTCGACCGTCTGGGCCGGGCCGTCGCCGCCCGCCCGCGCGCCTGGACCGCCGCGGCGGCGGTGCTCGTCACCGCGTTGGGGGCGGCCGGGCCCCTGCAGTCGCGGGAACCGCCGGCGTTCACGGTGATGGCGGTGGCCGCGGTGCTGGTCGCGCTGGTGCTCGCGCTCGCCCTGCGCAGTTTGATCGCCCCGGTCTACCTCACGGCGGGCGGCGTGCTCACCGCGTGGGCGTCGGGGACGGCGGCCACGCGGCCCGGCGAGCAGATCACCGTGTTCCTGTTCACGCTGGTCGCGACCGTGTCGGCCGCGCTGCTCGTGCTGGCCCGGGTGCGCGGGGCCGCCCGCGCGGGCCGCGACCCGAGGACCTGCTCGGCCCTGGCGGTCAAGTACGCGGGCCCGCCGGCGATGGCCGCCCTGGTGGCGGCGGGGGCGCTCGCCGGGGGCGCCCACGAGCCGCTCGCCGGCGCGTACCTGGTGGCCGGGGGCGCGGCGCTGGCGCTGGTCGTCGTGCCGGGGCTCGCCGCGATCCTGGGCGGCCGCGCGTGGTGGCCGGACGTCGCCTCCGGGGACGGCCCCGCGCCGCGCGAGCCGGGCAGGCCCGGGGACCCCGGTGTCGAGGACGCCGGAAGGCTCGGGGGCCTCGGGGAACCGGAGGAGCCCCGGCAGGCTACTCGGCGGGAGACGGATGGGCCGGACGATCCTTACCTCGGATCCGGGACAGCAGAAGCGGGTCGGCGAGGGCCAGGAGTGCGAACGCGGACACGGCCAGGATGA
- a CDS encoding sensor histidine kinase, which produces MGDLAFSASTGSQGMAVAAIGLLGIIAYLLRRRFRVEGFVLVMAASGAVSITLVAVGWHGFPGLAETGSLLLLTIGVLRWVRPLHTAVVLSLLSMLTLQVASGMRVAGPPALPIGFMLFVAWATAVGIGSYLRYQIDRRERTVHAVRRAERLELARELHDLVAHHITGIVVQAQAARTVAAQRPDTVMPALDAIAGAGTEALTSMRRLVGVLRAEDDPARNPGVTFHDMRLLVERFATGGPPVAFDIGQGITEASLAPEVLTTLHRVLQESLTNIRRHAPGTGWVQADLKHGDGGVVLRVRNHRSATDPRVSRLGGGYGLVGMTERVTAVGGHLFAGPTPEGAWEVRAWFPPARTA; this is translated from the coding sequence ATGGGCGACCTCGCGTTCAGCGCCTCGACCGGCTCCCAGGGCATGGCCGTCGCCGCCATCGGACTGCTCGGCATCATCGCCTACCTGCTGCGGCGCCGGTTCCGCGTCGAGGGCTTCGTCCTGGTCATGGCCGCCTCGGGGGCGGTGTCCATCACGCTCGTCGCTGTGGGGTGGCACGGCTTCCCCGGCCTCGCCGAGACCGGGTCCCTGCTCCTGCTGACCATCGGCGTGCTGCGCTGGGTGCGCCCGCTGCACACCGCCGTCGTGCTCTCGCTGCTGTCCATGCTCACCCTGCAGGTGGCGAGCGGCATGCGCGTCGCGGGGCCCCCGGCGCTGCCGATCGGCTTCATGCTGTTCGTCGCCTGGGCCACCGCGGTCGGCATCGGCAGCTACCTGCGCTACCAGATCGACCGGCGCGAACGCACCGTGCACGCCGTGCGCCGGGCCGAACGGCTCGAACTCGCCCGGGAGCTGCACGACCTCGTCGCCCACCACATCACCGGCATCGTCGTGCAGGCGCAGGCGGCCAGGACCGTCGCCGCGCAGCGGCCCGACACCGTCATGCCCGCCCTGGACGCGATCGCCGGGGCGGGCACGGAGGCGCTGACGTCCATGCGGCGGCTGGTGGGCGTGCTGCGCGCCGAGGACGACCCGGCGCGCAACCCCGGGGTGACGTTCCACGACATGCGGCTGCTGGTCGAGCGCTTCGCGACCGGAGGGCCGCCGGTGGCCTTCGACATCGGCCAGGGGATCACCGAGGCGTCGCTGGCCCCCGAGGTGCTCACCACCCTGCACCGCGTGCTGCAGGAGTCGCTGACCAACATCCGCAGGCACGCCCCCGGCACCGGCTGGGTGCAGGCCGACCTGAAGCACGGCGACGGCGGCGTCGTGCTGCGCGTCCGCAACCACCGCTCGGCCACCGACCCGCGCGTCTCACGGCTCGGCGGCGGATACGGCCTGGTGGGCATGACCGAGCGGGTCACCGCGGTCGGCGGCCACCTGTTCGCCGGCCCCACCCCCGAGGGGGCCTGGGAGGTCCGCGCCTGGTTCCCTCCGGCGCGGACCGCCTGA